The following proteins are encoded in a genomic region of Cydia strobilella chromosome 19, ilCydStro3.1, whole genome shotgun sequence:
- the LOC134749922 gene encoding dolichyl pyrophosphate Man9GlcNAc2 alpha-1,3-glucosyltransferase, with the protein MGRVRADPDRFTVTKDALLPGVFFALLVRWCVASYPYSGYKKPPMYGDYEAQRHWQEITVHTPAATWYFNTTQNDLQYWGLDYPPLTAYHSLLMGKVADWIDPESVRLFASRGYESESHKTFMRWTVFLSDVYFYVSAVLVICIDGERVKPKEVVNVFKRTDLSTILFLLYPGLILIDHGHFQYNCVSLGLFLWATFYIIAIENDVLATIFFVLALNYKQMELYHALPFFFYLLRKIFIELPHRSRTAHLVHRFNKLAISVIATFIIIWYPFFGSWENIFQLVRRLFPLSRGVFEDKVSNVWCVINVFIKLKTYYSNEEMAKTCLITTASAALPSCIDLFFRMNRKKFVLCLINVSLAFFLFSFQVHEKTILLAAIPVAIHFPEDPFMCFWFLLVSTFSMLPLLLKDGLLLPFIATNIIYVSFYSITLKLAMPNAGFFTFFNAKKVYKAVQPEKMENSVLLKLLSVNFLFSVLGMIVLTAASVYVAPPPQFPDLFPLLISVYSCSHFLLFFFYFYYTQFHLPTCLPTTVKVKK; encoded by the coding sequence ATGGGTAGAGTAAGAGCGGATCCCGATAGGTTTACAGTGACGAAAGATGCACTGTTGCCAGGCGTGTTTTTCGCTCTACTTGTTCGGTGGTGTGTAGCTTCCTACCCTTACTCTGGATACAAGAAGCCGCCAATGTACGGCGATTATGAAGCTCAGAGACACTGGCAGGAGATAACCGTGCACACGCCGGCAGCGACGTGGTACTTTAACACGACCCAGAATGACCTTCAGTACTGGGGGTTGGACTACCCGCCTCTAACGGCGTACCATAGCTTGTTGATGGGGAAGGTAGCAGACTGGATTGATCCGGAATCTGTGCGCCTGTTCGCGTCGAGAGGTTATGAGTCTGAATCGCACAAAACATTCATGAGATGGACTGTTTTCTTGAGTGATGTTTACTTCTATGTGTCTGCTGTGTTAGTGATATGTATAGACGGTGAACGCGTGAAGCCTAAAGAGGTTGTTAATGTATTCAAACGGACTGACTTATCTACCATCTTATTCTTATTGTATCCGGGTTTGATTCTTATAGACCATGGCCATTTCCAATACAACTGTGTATCTTTAGGTTTATTTTTATGGGCCACATTTTATATAATAGCCATAGAGAATGATGTTTTAGCAACTATTTTCTTTGTCCTAGCTCTAAACTATAAGCAAATGGAATTGTATCATGCATTGccgtttttcttttatttgttacgtaaaatatttatagaacTGCCACACAGGAGTAGAACAGCTCATCTTGTGCACCGTTTCAACAAGCTAGCTATCTCGGTGATTGCTACTTTTATTATCATCTGGTATCCGTTTTTTGGGTCATGGGAGAATATTTTCCAACTTGTCCGAAGACTGTTCCCTCTTAGCCGAGGAGTTTTTGAAGATAAAGTGTCAAATGTATGGTGTGTTATCAATGTGTTTATTAAACTAAAGACTTACTATTCAAATGAAGAAATGGCAAAGACTTGCCTTATAACTACAGCGTCAGCAGCGCTTCCATCTTGCATAGATTTATTCTTCCGAATGAACAGAAAGAAATTTGTCCTTTGCCTTATCAATGTATCATTAGCCTTCTTTCTATTTTCATTCCAAGTTCATGAGAAAACCATTTTGCTAGCAGCCATTCCTGTTGCCATTCATTTTCCTGAAGACCCGTTCATGTGTTTCTGGTTCCTACTTGTGTCTACATTTAGCATGCTTCCTCTTCTGTTAAAAGACGGGTTGCTGCTACCATTCATTGCtacaaatataatttatgttAGCTTCTATAGTATAACATTGAAGCTAGCAATGCCTAATGCtggtttttttactttctttaacGCTAAAAAGGTTTATAAAGCGGTACAACCTGAAAAAATGGAAAACTCGGTCCTACTTAAACTCCTCAGCGTCAATTTCTTGTTCTCCGTTCTAGGAATGATAGTTTTAACCGCTGCCTCAGTTTATGTTGCTCCGCCGCCTCAGTTCCCAGATTTATTCCCGTTGCTTATTTCTGTATATTCCTGTTCTCATTTCTTGTTATTCTTTTTCTACTTCTATTACACACAGTTCCATTTGCCAACATGTTTGCCAACAACTGTTAAAGTTAAGAAGTAA